In Desulfofundulus luciae, a genomic segment contains:
- a CDS encoding YgiT-type zinc finger protein, which translates to MEKLELFGICAGCYYENAELRFKEKTLVKDGAALCLKRIPYYYCPRCGEETYDLDVEVFVERAIKRFTEGNGKGETIDVGNLFCVPSESAVR; encoded by the coding sequence ATGGAGAAGCTTGAGTTGTTCGGCATTTGTGCCGGGTGCTACTACGAGAACGCCGAACTTCGGTTTAAAGAAAAAACGCTGGTAAAAGACGGCGCAGCGCTTTGTCTCAAAAGAATCCCCTATTACTACTGCCCGCGCTGCGGAGAGGAAACTTACGATCTCGATGTCGAAGTTTTTGTGGAACGGGCAATAAAGAGGTTTACGGAAGGAAACGGAAAAGGCGAAACCATCGACGTTGGTAACCTGTTCTGCGTTCCTTCCGAGTCGGCAGTACGGTAA